GGATGTGGGGCTTCCGGACAATGCGACCATCGAGGGTCCATCATCCGCCGTTacaccggcggcggctgcagccgctgctgcaacAGCCGCTGGCAGTGGTGGAAGCAGAAGACCGGCCGGCAGTTGAGGCGCACCAGTGGCCGCCAGTTCGCGCTGTTGCTGATcacggtgctgatgatgatggtgatgatcagcagcagcacgttgctgttgctgttgctgttgctgctgggcggctgcagcagccgctgccgctgccatcTGCTGTGCGGCCAGTTGCTGTTGCGCAGcaagttgctgctgatgatgcaactgctgctgctgctgctgctgttgctgtagttgCTGCAGttcgcgctgttgctgctgctgcagctttccCTGATTGACGACACATTTGCGCATGTGCTTCTCGAGCGTCGATGGTACGCTGAACGGCATCTCGcagaaccggcaccggtacacGTCCTTACCGAGCCGACCGTGCGTCTTCATGTGCCGCGTCAGCTTCGAGCTTTGGGCGCAAGCGTACGAACACAGCTCGCACTTGTACGGCTTCTCGCCGGTGTGACTCCGGCGGTGCACCGTCAGATTGGAGCAGTTCTTGAACACCTTCCCGCAGAACTCGCACGTATCGTTGCGCAgtttgctttccttcttcatcatcggttgcagcaatccaccggcaccaccaccgctgccaccacgaTCACGGCCCGGTTTTAGGTTCTCGAACAGCGAATCACCCCGGTGCAGTCCCGGAATGCCCCACCAGCTATCACCGCCCTCCAGTTTCAGGCGCTTCGAGGCCTCGAACGGATTCTCGAACGGATTGAACAGTGGAACCTGCGGTAGCTGagggttgtggtgctgctgctgctgctgttgcagcatatTCTTGGCCAGTTCCTCCTTGATGCGAAGGGCCGACGGTAGCCCGTTCAGCTTCTCCGCCAACCCCGGGATGCCCATCGCACTATTGTTGTTGTCCCGGTCTTTGCTCGTCAGCTGCAGCTTCAGCGCGTTGCCCGATTCCTGGAGCGCCTGTTTGTATGCCTCCGAGTACTGAGCAATGTTCGATAGCCCGAACTTGTCCATCAGCTCCCCGACCAGTGACGTCGACATCTGCAACGCTCCACCACCGGGTCCTCCGTCCTTTTTCGACTGGCTCTGGGTGCTGCTCATGCTCAGATCCTCCgcttcatcatcctcctcttcgtcgtcctcttcctcctcatcctcatcgtcatcgtcgtcctcgccaccaccaccaccattgtgaCGACGCATCCGGCGTCgaagatgccgatgccgatggcggtGCCGTTCCTCCATCAACTCCTCCCCATCCAGATCGTCCGCATCCATCAGATCACCGTCCGAGTCCGGATCTACGTCACTGTCGAGCGAAGAATCCACATTACTCACCGTGTCCGGCTCGGATACTGCCACCGATGGTCCCGGTTGCTGTGTTGGTTGCgacgattgttgctgctgttgctgctgctgactatgCACCAGTCTCATGTGATGCTTCAACTTGGCCGCCTGCAGACACGAGTAATCGCAGCTCGTACACTTGAACGGCAGTTCGCTGGTGTGCGTCCGCCGGTGGACGAGCAGATTGCTCTGGAAGCGGAACTTTTTACCACAGAACTCACACGAATACAGGGCACTGTCCGCCGGCGAAAcacccaacgacgacgacgactggtgtTTATTCGGTGGTGTCGAAGCCGATCGTGGCGTATTGGAGATCGTACTGCCCGCATCCAGCCCCAGCAACAGCTCGGTGTTCTTCTCCGGTGGCGTTAGGCTCTGGGGTCGCGTCGAATTGTTCGTCAACGGTGTTGGCGGTAGCTGGGAGGGCGATGGACTGGCAAACCGTTGCCGCGACGGGGACAACTGCAGCGGTCCCGTGGTGGATGGTTGCGGTGGTTTCCGAGGGCTCGGTGAGTTCGACGAGCAGTTCGACGAAGGACCAATGTTAGCGCCCGGGCTCGTCGTACCGGCCAGCTGTCGCAATCGCTGCGAATAGTAATCCATATGCGGTCCATCCAGTCCGACACCGCTGACCGGTGTCAGCGAGAGGGCATCGGCGgcgacagcaacggcagcggccgcagagGCCGCCACCCCCGTCGATGGTGGCCGCTCGGAAGCGGTTGCACCCGTGGCCGGATTGAACGGTGCAGCCGGATTGTGGGACTTGAGCCGATTCGCGGCCAcaacggccgccgccgccaggtTAAGCCCATGGTTTCGGAACTGTTCCGACATCAGGTGCTCCATCCGGAACGCATGCTCATGATGCGCCCCCCGACCAAACAGGGGACTGTGCGGGACATGGTGGGACATTCGCAGCAAACCGAACGGATTCGGATGTAActccggcggtggcggtggtaccaACAGTGCCGGATGACCGCGCAAACCACCGGccgccactggtggtggtgctagacCGCCGCTGCCGGAAATTGACGCTTCCGTTGAGGCCGAGGTGGAGCGAAccggtgttgttgtcgtcatGGGACCACCACTGGCTGGGGATTGCGATTGACGAAGGGGGGACGGAGATTGAAGTCGCGTCGGTATCGGCAGCGTCGGTGGTGCTCCGGAGGCCAACGGTGAACCGAGTGGAATACCGATCGGTAGGGGACTCGTAAGGGCTAGGGGGACCTCGGTAATGTCCGCGCTACCATTGGAACTGACGCTCGTAagtttctttcgcttcgccgTTCGTACCGCTGGCGGTTCCTCATCGTCGGACATGTCGCCGTCTTCGTCCGGGTCGCTGCTACCGGAACCGTTGATCCGTGGTGCGGTCACCTTACGCCCTTGGTGTTGCACCGTCGTACCATTGCTGCGTGACGACACTGTTCTGCACTGTTCACTATCATCCGGGTGCTGAGGCTTCACTGTTGCTGACtcttcctgttgttgttgttgttgttgactcACCGTCGGTTCCCCTCTTCGCGTTCGGCTCGAACTTCGGTGTGAACTCCGGGGCGATGAGATGCTCGAGGAGGGGGAAGAGGCCGAGGTGGACAAAGTGCCGGAACAGAGGGAATCTTCTGGCGcttgtccgggtccgggtggtTTCTCGGTGGCCAACGGAAGCTCACTACCACTAgtgacaccatcatcatcatcatcagtcaccGGAACAGCGGCCGCCGATTCCGGTGCATCCGAGTCGGTGGTAGGggccgcaccatcaccatcctggTTCCCGGTACTGGCCAGCGATTCCACGTAGATCTTTACACCGTGGGCATGCTGGACGTGTTGTACCAACCGCCACGCCGAATGGTACTTCGTTTTGCACGTCGAGCAAACGTAGTTGCTgggttctgttgttgttgtagagagagagagagaagagagagagagagaaaggaaacggATTAGTAGAGGGAGGACATCAAGCAAACATCAAAGCGGGTGCACCGGGATGCTCGTGGCCAAAAAACCGACCGATCTCTTGCCTTGCCGATTGATGCAAGCAAATATTTATAGAATTCGTGCGAGCAAAAATGCAATTCCTCGTGAGGGCGTGAGGAGCGGACATGGCCACGAGGGGGGCCACGTCTTCCGTGACTTCCGTGTGGATCAAAACGGTAACCGATGACAGTATGTCCAGCATAATA
The sequence above is a segment of the Anopheles darlingi chromosome 2, idAnoDarlMG_H_01, whole genome shotgun sequence genome. Coding sequences within it:
- the LOC125959703 gene encoding B-cell lymphoma/leukemia 11B isoform X2; the protein is MLSTSEDAGFYSHNRDHSETGETTTEGGGDILTCGSCQRTFALSNIVRFIQHKVLQCNKDTYGQCYTQAIPGADRDSDDGRPLMLMNRSVVGMASVDRILTRRASMPNVSTTTSNSSYNFNNQQLHRQRHQQPVVSFVDSRVHTPPPTSPAELLRDGASSTPKQIGDEPENASTHCPSRGASPLGCSLDDEDQKPSVRAAIEIKQERMEIDPCGDEPQTNTASTTTTSIRQRNGEESSLRKCHSGTPATSNGAASPGHHHPATADSEPSGTNNHTNNNNHSEPSNYVCSTCKTKYHSAWRLVQHVQHAHGVKIYVESLASTGNQDGDGAAPTTDSDAPESAAAVPVTDDDDDGVTSGSELPLATEKPPGPGQAPEDSLCSGTLSTSASSPSSSISSPRSSHRSSSRTRRGEPTVSQQQQQQQEESATVKPQHPDDSEQCRTVSSRSNGTTVQHQGRKVTAPRINGSGSSDPDEDGDMSDDEEPPAVRTAKRKKLTSVSSNGSADITEVPLALTSPLPIGIPLGSPLASGAPPTLPIPTRLQSPSPLRQSQSPASGGPMTTTTPVRSTSASTEASISGSGGLAPPPVAAGGLRGHPALLVPPPPPELHPNPFGLLRMSHHVPHSPLFGRGAHHEHAFRMEHLMSEQFRNHGLNLAAAAVVAANRLKSHNPAAPFNPATGATASERPPSTGVAASAAAAVAVAADALSLTPVSGVGLDGPHMDYYSQRLRQLAGTTSPGANIGPSSNCSSNSPSPRKPPQPSTTGPLQLSPSRQRFASPSPSQLPPTPLTNNSTRPQSLTPPEKNTELLLGLDAGSTISNTPRSASTPPNKHQSSSSLGVSPADSALYSCEFCGKKFRFQSNLLVHRRTHTSELPFKCTSCDYSCLQAAKLKHHMRLVHSQQQQQQQQSSQPTQQPGPSVAVSEPDTVSNVDSSLDSDVDPDSDGDLMDADDLDGEELMEERHRHRHRHLRRRMRRHNGGGGGEDDDDDEDEEEEDDEEEDDEAEDLSMSSTQSQSKKDGGPGGGALQMSTSLVGELMDKFGLSNIAQYSEAYKQALQESGNALKLQLTSKDRDNNNSAMGIPGLAEKLNGLPSALRIKEELAKNMLQQQQQQHHNPQLPQVPLFNPFENPFEASKRLKLEGGDSWWGIPGLHRGDSLFENLKPGRDRGGSGGGAGGLLQPMMKKESKLRNDTCEFCGKVFKNCSNLTVHRRSHTGEKPYKCELCSYACAQSSKLTRHMKTHGRLGKDVYRCRFCEMPFSVPSTLEKHMRKCVVNQGKLQQQQQRELQQLQQQQQQQQQLHHQQQLAAQQQLAAQQMAAAAAAAAAQQQQQQQQQRAAADHHHHHQHRDQQQRELAATGAPQLPAGLLLPPLPAAVAAAAAAAAGVTADDGPSMVALSGSPTSNGSPTSAAAALIKEEAATA
- the LOC125959703 gene encoding B-cell lymphoma/leukemia 11B isoform X1, which gives rise to MRIKMPAVRIAQEPENASTHCPSRGASPLGCSLDDEDQKPSVRAAIEIKQERMEIDPCGDEPQTNTASTTTTSIRQRNGEESSLRKCHSGTPATSNGAASPGHHHPATADSEPSGTNNHTNNNNHSEPSNYVCSTCKTKYHSAWRLVQHVQHAHGVKIYVESLASTGNQDGDGAAPTTDSDAPESAAAVPVTDDDDDGVTSGSELPLATEKPPGPGQAPEDSLCSGTLSTSASSPSSSISSPRSSHRSSSRTRRGEPTVSQQQQQQQEESATVKPQHPDDSEQCRTVSSRSNGTTVQHQGRKVTAPRINGSGSSDPDEDGDMSDDEEPPAVRTAKRKKLTSVSSNGSADITEVPLALTSPLPIGIPLGSPLASGAPPTLPIPTRLQSPSPLRQSQSPASGGPMTTTTPVRSTSASTEASISGSGGLAPPPVAAGGLRGHPALLVPPPPPELHPNPFGLLRMSHHVPHSPLFGRGAHHEHAFRMEHLMSEQFRNHGLNLAAAAVVAANRLKSHNPAAPFNPATGATASERPPSTGVAASAAAAVAVAADALSLTPVSGVGLDGPHMDYYSQRLRQLAGTTSPGANIGPSSNCSSNSPSPRKPPQPSTTGPLQLSPSRQRFASPSPSQLPPTPLTNNSTRPQSLTPPEKNTELLLGLDAGSTISNTPRSASTPPNKHQSSSSLGVSPADSALYSCEFCGKKFRFQSNLLVHRRTHTSELPFKCTSCDYSCLQAAKLKHHMRLVHSQQQQQQQQSSQPTQQPGPSVAVSEPDTVSNVDSSLDSDVDPDSDGDLMDADDLDGEELMEERHRHRHRHLRRRMRRHNGGGGGEDDDDDEDEEEEDDEEEDDEAEDLSMSSTQSQSKKDGGPGGGALQMSTSLVGELMDKFGLSNIAQYSEAYKQALQESGNALKLQLTSKDRDNNNSAMGIPGLAEKLNGLPSALRIKEELAKNMLQQQQQQHHNPQLPQVPLFNPFENPFEASKRLKLEGGDSWWGIPGLHRGDSLFENLKPGRDRGGSGGGAGGLLQPMMKKESKLRNDTCEFCGKVFKNCSNLTVHRRSHTGEKPYKCELCSYACAQSSKLTRHMKTHGRLGKDVYRCRFCEMPFSVPSTLEKHMRKCVVNQGKLQQQQQRELQQLQQQQQQQQQLHHQQQLAAQQQLAAQQMAAAAAAAAAQQQQQQQQQRAAADHHHHHQHRDQQQRELAATGAPQLPAGLLLPPLPAAVAAAAAAAAGVTADDGPSMVALSGSPTSNGSPTSAAAALIKEEAATA